ctttaattaaattaaacattatGCTTGCCATCACTGACGCCTATTTAGGTGACGGTGCCATAATAATAGTCTCTCCCGGTGCTATATGTATGCCTATAGTTATCTATTTGTCAAGGCTAGTCTGAGTGGCCATAATATTCAGGGGTGGAAAAGCAATGCGCTGAAGTAGCACCTAGAGTTCAAAATATTGCCataataaataagcaaataaaagAGAAATTCCAcagataaaaatatataaaattatgttAAAGAAGGACACGTAAACGCATGCATGGCATATTATTCCTAAAATAAGCAACGATAGTGATATAAAGCATAAACAATGGATACGCTGCAACTACATCTCTTGGTTGGTAGGTTTTGTAAAAGCACGCATACTTAGAAAAAATACGAAATATGTAAAGATGCGTATTCTAAAGAACTAATTAGCCTCTAAATGGGAAGTAAGTGTCTACAAAGCATATACGACGGgctaaaatattttaatattgcaGTCAGTGAATTTGTGTTGGCGCATATTTTAACATCTATCGTTCTCCAATTATCTGTGCATGCTTGTCAATCAGTACACCTgcaaaaatacagtaaataaatTGCGATGTTGGAAACGCAGACACACCTGTCAATGCATGAAGTGTCTCGACATTCCGAGCGTAGCATCGTTTATTCTCTGGTTCtttgcctccctccctcccttctgCTTTCCCCTCCCTTCACCGCAATACAATCGAATGCACATACAGAGGTATTATACACGCACGCATTCACACcgttacaaaaaaacaaatacttCGCATTCATGCAACACGGCAGTCTGAAGTAACATTTTTTCTTACCGTAGTCATCGCGGAGGAAAGACGAAGGCTTTATATTCCCTCCGGCTTCATCACAGCAGCTCTCGCTCTTTCGGTGCCTATACCCCCCCCTTAAAAACCCGGatatctctcccccccccccttcctactTCCACATGTAAACGGCACAAAGCTACTGAAAGAGACGCTACACCAGCACACCACACACCCCTCCTCcgtttctctctttctcttctcCCTCTCTTTTGGATGAAGGCAATAGGTCTTAAAGACACATTCTTTGCATCATTCTGCataattaaatatgtataataataataaatatatacatagaaTACGCGTATATTTGTACATGTAAGATTATAGCATTGTATAATGAATGTACAACATATATACAACACTGTGCAATTAAAGCGAAGCAATTATAAGGTGCGGAATATTAGgcctatttaaaaatgaaaattgtcAGCTCTATATATTTGATATCTATgacttaaaataataaaataaaataaagtattAGTTTGTATAATGGATTTTCAGCCACAGCTCAACCCTGGCCTACGTACAACCTTCGATTTGAACTTTTGGAAATCAGCGGTGTTCTCGAGTCTTTCCGAATTTAATTTAGAGGTACAGTATAGCCTAATAATGCCAAAGTATTGAAGGCCCTGATAATCACTGGTGACTATAGCTCACTGGTCACTACCGCAAAGTATAACCGAAAAAGTGAATGAACATCGGTTAGCTTTTGAAGTGCTAAAAgaaatttcagtttcaagaaagctTTAAAGAAAATGTGTGATTGAAATCGCTTAATTAATTGAAACCTTTATTCTTCAAGTTTCTGAAATTAGACAAATTAGtacaaacattttctttttttaaatagagttgcatttctttaaaaataacCGAAGCAACGAGCTGAATATAGCAATGTACAATTACTGATGGGAAATCCCTAGAGAATTATATTAATTCTTCAACTCAAACTTACgtataatgtaataattttatttaatgctgTTTGAATGTGTTGTTAAttaatattacaaaatgcaagGAGACATTAAGTTTAAGTGTGGAAAACGTTAATGACAAATGTAAGCGAAAAGTGTAAACGAAACGTATCTTTTACATTTAACCCAGCTAATCAGAAATATACCTAAAATATACTGAACTCTAATAGGAACTAAATGATATCATTAGACAATCAtcatacaaaaaaaactaagttaaaaataaattcagTCTTATTTCAGTAGTTTGTTCCCATGTTCCTTAGTCTCAAACTAAAAGCTACAAATGATTATGATTAACAACATCAATTCAACAGAGAGCGTCTCAATTTACTATATTCAGTAACACCGTGAAAACAATAACAGCAGCAGCGAAATTGAACAacaatatttttaatacaacaatattaattattattgttactgTTGCTGTTCTTGATTTAATAGTAATTTAGTCTGGTTGATGTATAAATTGATATAAAATTTGTCCGATTACTTCTGCCGCGTTTTGCATTTCTGGTTTATAATGCAAATCTAACAACCCGCACGCCTCGAAATCGAATGACCCGCTCGCTTCTTGCCTCTTTTCCGTGGTCGGCAGAAAAATACTTCTTTGACAGACAACGAGCTCAACCAATCAAATTCATAGGTATTACCAATGGTAAGAAAGGTAGGTTTTTCTACGGTGGAACAATGTCCAATATAAACTTAACTTAACTGTCAGAAGAGAAATAAGGCGGGGCTATTGTTAAATGGTCGGATTCCCTAAAGAATGATGTAATGTGGTTTTATACAATGACGTAATCGTTGAGGGCTCGGCAAATAAAAGAGAGAATGACGCTTTTAAGCAAGGTATCGCATTGGTCTAAACGGTAAAACCGATCGAGAGAATACAGAGAAATCATCCATGCCCGCTGTCTAAAGAAAGCATCACGGATACGATACTGTTCTGTTTGAGAGTTTGACAGGAAAAAAAGAGAGCTGAGTCTGAGCTGAAAACAGACCAACGGAGTACtcgttaaaattaaaatttatgtAGAACATAAATATAAGAAGTACTAATAATGCAGAATACAACTTAGAATAAATAATTATTCACTCATTGTTTTCAGATacgttttattcatttaataagCATACCCGTAAAGGGACTGAATGTTAAAAACTTTCAGTAAAAACAATAATTACATCGATAGAGGGATTGTTTACAAAAGCATAAATTAAACAGGCAAATGTAATATATAGACTATTGACAAATGTAATGTGCATTGTACTGACAACTGTAACATGCTTGATATGAATAATTATGAGAATTGGAATAGATTATGTCTTACAATATGTTTTTAGTAAGTTAGTTTTTTGCTATTCATCAGTTCATTGCTGCTACCGCATGCTTGATACACTCCCATTGCTGGCTCCTTTACACTCTCCTCCAAGTCTCATGGACATTTCCTCTCCCAACTTACTCAAACCTTCCACTGAACGTGTCGTTTCCACTCAGACTGGTTTACAAACTGGTTCTCACAACAGTCACTCTTGCCCTTATAAATTCAGAGCCCTGGTCGTCCTTCTTGTCATTAACTTCAGAGCTATAACTAATCATATCTTTTCCAAGTGGAGATTCTCTGCTCACCTCTGAATTGCTACTTTTGGTTGCCTCCAAATTTGTCTGTCCCTCAGTAGGTGATGTATTTTCATCAGGCCAATCACAATCGGTGTTTTCTTTTTCTATTTCCTTCTCATCTCTTTGATTGGTCGAATATGCAGACAAATTATTGGGCAGGATTTCTGAGCAACTGGACTGTAGGTAGCTGGATGATGTGAATTCATTATCTGTTAGTATGGTATTATGGCTATGATTAGGCTGTGATTCTGAGGGAGTAGAATTGAAGGATATTTCCTCATAAATGTGCAAATCTTTAATTGATTTGGTCAAAGAAGAGGTCATTTGATCGACAGAGGTATTTTGAGGGTCAGAGTGTGAGTCTCTAGAttcactgtgtaaagttaaaaaagtGTGGTTTTCTTTGTCCTGATTTGTATCCAAAAGAGGAGCTGGTATGAAGTGGATTGTAGCATAAGTAGGAATTGTTTGGTTGGCCAATAATTTGTTGCAGTTCCCTTCATTTGTAAAGCTGTAACCTTGTTTTTCATTGCTTTGGATGTCTTGCTTTTCCCCATTGGCCAGGCTCTGTGATAgtacaggttttttatttgattgcTCAAAAACGtcattctttttcttttctgatGTTGTTCCTTCCAGGATCATTGCAGCACTCTCATCAGAATTTTTAATTTCATATATTAAATTGTCCGCTGTTGAACTTTGGGCATGATGTACTAAGCTTTGGTGAGGTGGCACATGATGGGTGGCTGGATCTATTGATCGCTGTTCCATTTTCCCAGTAGAATAAGGGGATACAACAGATATATCAGCTTCTGAGACCTTCTGTTTGGATGAAAACTGCAGAGATTTTTTATTGTTGCTTGTTATCATCGCTGGCTGCCACCTTAAGTGAGAGTATGTGTTGCCTTGATCTGTGCTGTTGTCACCTGAATTAGGTTCTTTAAATTGATTCACTAAAGGTATATATTCTACATTGTGATTGTCTGAAAGAAACCATTCTGTCCTCCTGCTGTTGAACTGACGTTTCCGACTGACAGAGTTGCCTGCTTCCTCGTTagtctcattttcattattatgggATGGATATAAATTGCCTTCCTTTTGGACTGACTGCTGATCCCTATTTCTTGGACACACTAGGAGTGCGGTGATATTATTGGTTGTATTTAATTGATTCGGAGAGACGTTTCTGGCATGACATGTGACATCCAAACTTTTGCTGTGATCATTGTTGGGTGTCTTCCTTAAGGTGTTCGCAGCATCCTTCAAACTTCCTGTTCCTTTCAAACTATATCTTCCTTTATTAGCAGTAATTGATGGGATTCTGCTAGGTTTGGGCTTAGTTGTACCTCTAAGGCGAAGTTCAGGATTCCTATCACTATAGCAACCACCACCACAGTCCAGGTCTTCAGTAACCAGGCATTCATCAGAAACTTCAGAGCAAGCTGATAATTAAAAGCAGAATGAGCAAGGTTAATTGAAGCCACAGTTACACCAGTGATCAGGTAACCCATCACAAACAATTACATACTACTAATatgtataattttattataaGCATTATAATTATAATCCTATTTTAGTCTAAATGGTTTTCTTGAATCGGATGATTTTGGATGTTGGCACTATATCAAGTTGAAGTCACTGCATGAAAATTATTTGCCACTGTATTAAAGTCTCACCTGccattcctttgctcttttttGAAGCCTTATTTGCCAGCTTGAGAGACAAGTTGACAATATGTTCTCTGTTGCCCCCTAGCGGTGGAGAGAGGGGGTGCATAATGCTCTCTCTGGCTGcactgagtgagagagagacagagagagagagagagagagagagagagagagagagagagagagaaggaggttggACATAGAGATAGCAAGACTGGTTGGTTAACAGGCAGATGAATACTTGAAACTAAATGCTGAATGCTAAGACCTAATTCTCAGCTCCTATGACAAATATACAGCATAATATAGTACATTACAGTATACGATATACAGTGCAGTATACTGCCCTAATCTGGAAAAACTATGCTGACACTGAGAATAAGAAAAAAAGCTTTGAAATTTTTGGAATGTGTATGGCACTGCCCCTAAAATTGAGCTTAGctgaacaaataaataaataaaaacagaatctaAGAGACCAATTTCAGTCATAAATCACTTTTCATAAAATATTCAGTGTTTTGCCTTTGTATGGCAGTGTAATATAGCgtagtacagtacagtatagtacattatgttttgctTAACATCCTTCTACACAATGTCCGTCCACACAGAGTTGTAAAATCCTGATCAGCTGTCGTGACACAGCAGATATAGGCAGTCATAGTGCCCCATGTGTGTCTGAGCAAAACGATCGTACTGCCACCTATACAATGGTACACTACATAGATCTATCTAACTTACAGCATTATACATCCATAATAGTTGAAAGCGAAAATAAATGTTTATCTTTACTGTactttttaatcattattttgACGTGTACTGCCCCCCTTACTTTGTGGTGCTAACGCAATGTACATGTATTACTTATCAGTTTTATTACACTACAGTACTATAATAGTTAGTATCTTGGTTATTTGGGCAGCACAGGTACAGTATAGGGCCAGTATACGATATACAATTATGTGCAGTATATATGATATTTCCGTAGCATTCACATGGCCTAACCCAAACGTTTATCGACACATACCTATATTAGTAGAGTGAGCATACTATATTAGCATAGTTAGTCTATAGACAGTATATTAGTATAGTTAGTCTATAGACAGTATAATAGTATAGTTAGCCTATAGACAGTATATTAGTATAGTCTGTCTAAAATGCTTAGCGGACCCATATTTCCAGTGATGTGTCCACATGAAAAGACGTCTGATTAAAAACAGATATGGATGCATGGGGAAACGCACATGCACCTTTTTATTACTCGCTCCCTGATCCTCTCCACACGTTTAAGTTTTGCTTCTCTCTGCTCTGGAGTCAGACGGAGGTCGAGTCCCGGATCAGCAGCTAGCAGGCATGCTCGAATTCCGGGCTTCGGTCAAAGGACGAAGAGAGAGAATTTACTTTGTAGCTTTAAGTTGAGCTACATCACTGTGCTGACTTGcatatgacaaataaaactgaaaatggGTACAGGTTGGAAGACTTTTTTTGCGCAGTCTTTAGGCATTCTGATCTTTTCTGCACTGTTTATTGGTTAAAAGCACTCATTTGCTTATTAATGACAGCTGCTGCTAATTGAGGAGTAACTGACCATTTATAATGATGAAATCCCAGTCAAATCACTCGGCAGACATTGTGGCACAGTTACGCAGCAGCATGTCTCACTCTGCAATTTGAATCCATGGATCTCTATACCTTTTCTCTTCTTCCATTTCCCAGCATCACTCCTGCTAAGCCAGGGTCCCCATCTTCTGGTTTAGCTCCACCATCAGAAGGCGAGATTCCATGTTCTGATGCCGTACAGTCATTTGTCTGGGACCAGAGCACATTTTCAGCTTCTAATTTAGCCACATCTTTTAAATATTCCTCAGCTGCTTCTGTGCTTTGGGTGGATGGGATAGTGCTGTGGTTATGGCTCTGTAATTGTGAGTCCTCTTCTTTTGTAAGCTTCTGCATCTTTTGTGTTGACAGTCCTTTGGCTGTGTGGGACGTATCTGGTCTATCCTGAAAAATTTCTGATGATAAATCAGATGGCAATCTTTCATCAGACTGATCGTCTGCTCTGCCTGGTTTTAGCCGTGGGGAATTTCGGTTCGATGTCTCCTGGAAGAGTGACTTTTGGTTTTGGTCAAGCTCTGAAAAAGGTGTTCCAGCGGCGATTTGCTGTGGGAAAGGATTGACCAACTCAGAAGGAGGGTCTTCAACTGACACACGTCGAGCTATCAGTGCAGATGGCAAGACGGCAGTATAGACTCGTGTCACTCTGATGGGAAGGAGGGGCTAAAGTACCACAGAGAGGTAAATAAACAAGAAGAAAGTTACCTACACAGTAAACCAGTCTATCTAGGTACACTAGTACACCACATAATACCTGCAATAGGAGAATATTCACCTTCTATGTCCGAAACCCACTAGGTTTACATACAGGAGTTTGAGGGCTGACATAAAAGTAtatatacacaaaaaaaaaaattgtaacaaTTCAAACTCTGCATGTGCATTACACTAAAGCCACTTCACCATACCTATAAAACTAAATGATATCACTGTATTGGTAAAAATAGCTCTACATTAGCAATATACACAATATGGTTATAAAGTATTCACCATACTTGATTGTGCGCATATCTTTCATTGTAGCAGAACGTACTGACAAATTTACTGTCCCTCCTTGACACTGGCACAGCCTGAAACCACTTCTGTTTGAGTTAAGTCATGACATAGGGATGCAAATCAAGCTTCATTTTGGCTGGACAGGGTTACTAATACTGTCGAAATACATTTTTGTGGTAAGTCATTCATTTCATCATGAACACTTTACCTTGCAAACAACAAAGTATATTAAGAGAGTAAGATATTGATTTGGTTGTGTTTCTATTAAACTGTGGACTGTTGTGTGTTCCTGCTATTCAAGTATCTCAGTTCGCTTAAATACAGTTACCTCTTCCCTGGGTGGAGATGACCTTTGATACTGGATGTGGTTAATGCCTGTTGGCAAACCTCCTTTCTTCTGATTTGATAGCCGTTCTTGGTTTCTCCTTATTCTTTCTCtctgctcctcctcactcatccTTGCTCGCTAAATTAATAAACCAGTTAACTCTTATCAGTTACACATTAACATGAGAGTTAAAGGAGTTCTTATTAGCAGCTGTATTAACGCAAAAAGACGCATTAAAGGGCCTCAGCTTAATGGGGTTACTGCCATCTTGTGCTGAATTTGGGTATTGCAGGGAACCTAATTATACAGAGAGCATTGAGTCAATAGAATTCACACTTGCCTGGCACTGTGTAACATACAGATCTTTCAGTCATATTGatatattttatttcagttttgtcCATAGAGGGGAAATGCTTTTTTTATGACAGTAgataaacaatattaaatattttaccATAGTGTTTGGGCATTAAAGGTATAATAAAAAGAAGGCCTGAAATGCCTACTGGATAACAAAGAGCAGATGCAGTCACTAAATACATCATATCATGCTTCAGATGCAAAGCACAGGTCTAAAAGGAGATTAAGTAGCTTATAAATCAGTGTTGCGTAATGCTTTTGTAAAGTTTTTCATACAGTATTTCATTTCATTGCTTCTtggcaaaattttttttttgcaaatgcaGTGATGTCTGCTAAAGGGGAAACAGGACTTTCACCTTAGTTGCTGTGTCGGATGTAACCCAGCTGGAGGCAGTAAAACCAGGCAGGGtagctgagagagagagagagagagaggagagagagagagagagagagagagagagagagagagagagagagagagagagagagagagagagagagagagagagagagcaaagtCAGTgtcacctgtctgcctgtcaTTCAAATGCCACAAGTCTTACATTTGATCTCATCTGGGTAAAGTACTCTGTTATGCATACTGAGTACTCTGTTATGCTTACTGAGATTCACAGTGCCTAACAATTTATGTTACACTGCATCAGAGAAATGCGTGGCAGGAACATGGAAAAAACAGCAAATGTTTGTGATTTCTTCTTTACATTATATGGAAATTTTATCAAACAGATATtgatttctttgtttgacagttACATATAGTGggttagggggtggcatggtgatgcagtggttagcactgttgtctcacacctctgggacccgggttcgaatctccacctgggtcacatgtctgtggaatttgcatgttctccccatgtcgtcgtggggtttcctccaggttctctggaaACCAAtaggacccagtaggataagtggtttggaaaatggatatagTGGTTTAAGGTATATAAGCATTTGaaagtggactgcaaagcattcTTACTTTTTCATAGTTTCATAACAGAATTTAATTGTCAGTCAATATCTTAAAGGAAGAAACAAATACTTAGAGAGGTATTCCGCTGAAACATGAATATGTAGTAGTGCTTCCCTTTTATCACTGTTAGCTGATTTTCTGTGTTCAAGTTGGCCGAAATATATTTATGGACTGTGAGTTTAAAATAAGGCCACACATTCTCAAGTAGACTAAGAGCAGAACTTTAGGCCACTGATGACATTTACCCTGTTATTTCAGATCCATTACAATGCTACTTTTGACCTGGGATTAGGGTGAGTATCCTGCTGTAAATgttacatatacagtacatatacttctttatatttctatatataTGGATGGAAGCATGGCTTCTGTTTTCTTTCTATCTTATCTAGCCACATTTCCACGTGTCTCTCCCACATCTGAACTAGGTCAGTGTCATGCTTTTTGGCTAAATCCATGTGAACTTTATGATGATTATGATTATTTTTGAGTAATGTAACACTTCTTGCCATCCTTCTCTACAGGCCAGTCTTACACAGAGCCAGTCACTGCTCTGTCTTCGGCTTTCTTTCACAGGTCTCCACCTTGGCTACTGAATTTTGAGAAATTGCCTTTTCCAGGGTGTGACTGGGTGGTGTGATATAGTTTCTTTCTGATTATTGATTCAATGGGGCTCTCATGTGTATCACTTTGCCTAACTTACACTGACATACTCTTTAATGATGTTCAATTGTAAGTTAATCTTTGTCGCCATTGGACAGGAACTGAATACCTATGCaatccatgcatccattcattttccaaaccgcttatcctactgggtcgcggggggtccagagcctatcccggaagcaatgggcacgaggcagggaacaacccaggatggggggccagcccatggcagggcacactcacacaccattcactcacacatgcacatctatgggcaatgTTTTAGTCCTATGCAATCCAttaacattattatttgtttgaTTAATAATGGTTCTACCTTTTCAGTTGTTCTTGTTTAGATATGGATGAAGTAAactatatacaaaatattaagtcTTAAAGGAAATGTCATGAATCAAGTCTTAAAGGGGAAAAAACTATGTTCTGGACACTTTGCAAGGAGCTATAAGCTGAATGAGACTGAAAGCGAAGGCAGTGTGAGGTCACCTGGCATCACGTCCGCCTGCTTTTTTTCTCTAGGTAAAACAGTGAGGCTGTTTCCTGTTCGATCTAGCGACCGATGGCAGGAGGACAGATCACTGGAGAACACCTGTGAGAGGCGAAGAGAAAAGAGAACAGGAGGATGAGTGAGCGGCTGCCTAGAACAGTCGGTTTCCCCACCTGGTCCTGGGGGACcgtcaaacagtccacatttttgctccctcccagctccctgccagacagtccacatttttgctccctcccagctccctgccagacagtccacatttttgctccctcccagctccctgccagacagtccacatttttgctccctcccagctccctaccagacagtccacatttttgctccctcccagctccctgccagacagtccacatttttgctccctcccagctccctgccagacagtccatgtttttattaCTGAGAGTTGGGGCAGaggaaaaacatggactgtcttggggtccccgaggactgatgTAGGAAACACTGGCCTGGAATATCTATTTCATCAATTTGGTAACACAACACAACATAAAGAGCTTTTCCCCCTTTTATCTGTAAATGTCGTTATCAGCCCAAATTGATAAGTCAATCAGACTGACTGTCACTCACCTCTACTTCAGCCTGCCTCTCCAGCCAGCCTGGCCTCAGCCCGCTCTCCTGCACCTCCTGGGGTAAGGGGGGGCGCGGAGGGGGCTCCAACTCCACCTCCTCAGTAAGAAACATTTGATTTAGAAATGAGCCAGTTTACAAAATCATTTACAGGTCTGTTTCTAGGTTTTGAGCAAACATTTATAGACAATTCACTGACTGAAAATCGCATTGAGAATTCCATAGAGACCATTAATTAACTTTTGCATTTAGGTCAATATGTTCATATTTCTCCTCAGTTGTGCTGTGTTTTTATACAATTATACAAAAAAGTGCTCTGTGTAAAAAAGCGTAGTAAATAGTAAATAgtaaatgaaaataattttCATTTGTACTGTACAGTTCAGCCGTACTTAGTATAAGAAGCAAAATTTAGTACTCAAACCAACTAACTGACTCCTGGATGCCCAAAGGTGTTCACTATCCACAGTAGAGAGTGCAGAGGTTCATTCATgacgcttttccactggcatgcaGGAACTGAGCCATACCCCAAAGAGACACTAGTTACAGCACTGCTCCAGCTCatttcggttttccactgcagaaaggGCAGCTCCCAGCTTTGGAGAGTGATAGTGCCGTAAAACCAAAGAGGCACTTATTTACTGTGTACACAGTGCACGTCATGATTTACTATATGCTAATTTTCAGTACCAAGTCTGTAAGAATCACTGtcttatgttagcatcaaatactactggatttgaaaatacatcGTTTGATGCACTCAGACGCATACAGACATCATCAGTGAGTAGAATTACCATTCGCTTGTGtagtaatttattttttaacccaccaccaccccccctcttcagtggacaactttattttacattaaattaaagATACAGTGTAAAGAGTGTGGCCGCTCTGAACTCACTCGCCCTAGTaccgtgatttaaaaaaaaaaagggggggggagacacaaCAGTCGTAACAATAACAGAAATTAATCaccgtggggggaaaaaaatgtaaacagaaataatagtaataaaggTGGGACTGAGAAAACAAAGTGTAgaagaatacagagtacaaacaaccataaggaaCATAACACTCATTACAAGAACATGAAACAACAAAAATTATATCAGCAACAATATCAACAacaatactactaataataataatgttacaaataggtattatatatatgcagcagacacacacgcgtgatcctacacatatacatgtatatttcaattccTATATATAATGATACTGATCGCTCAACCTCTTATGCGCACATTCTTGTATGTGCAAGTGTAGGTGTGAACTGATTTGTCATTGGATGTGCTGTCATTTGATGCCGTCAGGGGACGTGacagcaccccccctccccccccaggcccaAGGCCCCCAAGGCACAAGGGCCCGCGGCCATACGTCCCCGAGACAACCACCCACCCAGCCCAAGAGGGAGCCTGCGAGGGACTAAGAGGGAACCAACCCCCATACAAGGAGGCCCACAGAGGGGGGACAGGCGGCGAGCCCCCCACTACCACCCGCAACCCCCCACCGAggaaagcgggtccagggccaggaCCGTAGTACTTTTTTTTAAGTAGAAGGTTGGAAGTTTTCAAGTTCTGCGTTATCAGGAATGCATGAGTACATCAACTATATTTTAGATTATTGATG
The sequence above is a segment of the Brienomyrus brachyistius isolate T26 chromosome 5, BBRACH_0.4, whole genome shotgun sequence genome. Coding sequences within it:
- the LOC125743004 gene encoding uncharacterized protein LOC125743004 isoform X2; protein product: MEHEDGEMRGSPKEWKVLVRMTEQDRVSQASSLATISAFPVRYQGKESKVHNFGKRARALKRDPNCPVVIRGWLYKQDSSGLKLWKRRWFVLSDFCLFYYKDSREEAVLGSIPLPSYRILFCTPRECKNRKYAFKAVHQGMRSYFFCADTQEDMLGWVRALSQSACMDTEGSLNRRCSSFQDFTQLGGSSESLTFFHMSSPKNGPTQPTMYSNGPQSESCNLQNATAGTTHTDYEGKQAFSPLPRTSTPTSYSGPRRRGQSLSLEGNEQDSHPFIFRIQTPPPILKSSGSRPLTPKCQLGTRPHTPVGRVDIRPNDDHLLPPQNMGYSPPSPQRETSLSSTTPTPEKRRLKHPSHFSPQPHVPIIRRGPGKACSHGGQAGSLPPLPPPRIAPAAPPPHHHHHHHHLRSPMSACLLQHAMPSPSDVYQDRDPFRPVELDVDAILTRICGCDKLLQALSKELVQLQADKDNVQCALEMTRLQLDDHLAQGLSVQGKDGLSQKGFLQEELVTVRARLCDISGEMEKVWSQYERMESELSVVRSHLQHICRFGRPQEQSQAQRELWMMEDILCGLGANRNHFRAILALQRQTVLQKSAFHHEGPRPQVGRSPSGIPMVELEPPPRPPLPQEVQESGLRPGWLERQAEVEVFSSDLSSCHRSLDRTGNSLTVLPREKKQADVMPENLEETPRRHGENMQIPQTCDPGGDSNPGPRATLPGFTASSWVTSDTATKRARMSEEEQRERIRRNQERLSNQKKGGLPTGINHIQYQRSSPPREEPLLPIRVTRVYTAVLPSALIARRVSVEDPPSELVNPFPQQIAAGTPFSELDQNQKSLFQETSNRNSPRLKPGRADDQSDERLPSDLSSEIFQDRPDTSHTAKGLSTQKMQKLTKEEDSQLQSHNHSTIPSTQSTEAAEEYLKDVAKLEAENVLWSQTNDCTASEHGISPSDGGAKPEDGDPGLAGVMLGNGRREKPGIRACLLAADPGLDLRLTPEQREAKLKRVERIRERVIKSAARESIMHPLSPPLGGNREHIVNLSLKLANKASKKSKGMAACSEVSDECLVTEDLDCGGGCYSDRNPELRLRGTTKPKPSRIPSITANKGRYSLKGTGSLKDAANTLRKTPNNDHSKSLDVTCHARNVSPNQLNTTNNITALLVCPRNRDQQSVQKEGNLYPSHNNENETNEEAGNSVSRKRQFNSRRTEWFLSDNHNVEYIPLVNQFKEPNSGDNSTDQGNTYSHLRWQPAMITSNNKKSLQFSSKQKVSEADISVVSPYSTGKMEQRSIDPATHHVPPHQSLVHHAQSSTADNLIYEIKNSDESAAMILEGTTSEKKKNDVFEQSNKKPVLSQSLANGEKQDIQSNEKQGYSFTNEGNCNKLLANQTIPTYATIHFIPAPLLDTNQDKENHTFLTLHSESRDSHSDPQNTSVDQMTSSLTKSIKDLHIYEEISFNSTPSESQPNHSHNTILTDNEFTSSSYLQSSCSEILPNNLSAYSTNQRDEKEIEKENTDCDWPDENTSPTEGQTNLEATKSSNSEVSRESPLGKDMISYSSEVNDKKDDQGSEFIRARVTVVRTSL